A genomic stretch from Oreochromis niloticus isolate F11D_XX linkage group LG11, O_niloticus_UMD_NMBU, whole genome shotgun sequence includes:
- the rxrbb gene encoding LOW QUALITY PROTEIN: retinoic acid receptor RXR-beta-A (The sequence of the model RefSeq protein was modified relative to this genomic sequence to represent the inferred CDS: deleted 1 base in 1 codon), whose translation MSSQQPNSSASNSPTSILGSPFSVISPSLNSPVVPHSLGFGPISNSQISSSAPISGMHSVSSSEDIKPPFGLRPMQAHSPGIMLSQKRLCVICGDRSSGKHYGVYSCEGCKGFFKRTVRKDLSYTCRDNKECLVDKRQRNRCQYCRYQKCLAMGMKREAVQEERQRNREREGELEFSVGVNDEMPVEKILEAETAVEQKTELHSDGGSAGNSPHDAVSNICQTADKQLFALVEWAKRIPHFSELPLDDQVILLRAGWNELLIASFSHRSIPLKDGVLLASELQRDSAHSAGVGAIFDRESVQSAEVGAIFDRVLTELVNKMRDMQMDKIELGCLRAIVLFNPDAKGLSNTGEVELLREKVYASLEAYCKQKYPEQQGRFAKLLLRLPALRSIGLKCLEHLFFFKLIGDTPIDTFLMEMLEAPHQLS comes from the exons ATGTCCTCTCAGCAGCCTAACAGCTCAGCCTCCAACAGCCCCACCAGCATCTTAGGATCTCCGTTTTCAGTCATCAGTCCCTCACTTAACTCCCCAGTGGTGCCACACTCTCTGGGATTTGGACCCATCAGCAACAGTCAG ATTTCATCTTCAGCGCCTATATCAGGGATGCACTCAGTCAGCAGCTCAGAAGACATCAAGCCTCCGTTTGGCTTGAGGCCCATGCAGGCTCACAGCCCGGGAATAATGTTGTCTCAGAAACGACTGTGTGTCATCTGTGGGGACCGCTCTTCTG GCAAGCACTATGGAGTGTACAGCTGTGAGGGTTGCAAAGGTTTCTTTAAACGAACTGTGCGAAAAGACCTGAGCTACACCTGCAGGGATAACAAAGAGTGCCTGGTCGACAAACGCCAGCGCAATCGCTGCCAGTACTGCCGCTACCAGAAGTGCCTGGCCATGGGAATGAAGAGGGAAG CGGTACAAGAGGAACGACAGAGGAACCGAGAGCGGGAAGGCGAGCTGGAATTCAGCGTTGGAGTGAATGACGAGATGCCTGTGGAGAAGATCTTGGAGGCAGAGACGGCTGTGGAGCAAAAGACTGAGCTTCACTCAGACGGAGGCTCTGCAGGAAACTCG ccACATGATGCTGTTAGCAACATCTGTCAGACTGCAGACAAACAGCTGTTTGCCCTGGTGGAGTGGGCGAAGAGAATCCCTCATTTCTCTGAACTG CCCCTTGATGATCAGGTCATCCTTCTGCGTGCAG GGTGGAACGAGCTTCTGATCGCCTCGTTCTCCCATCGTTCCATTCCGTTGAAGGATGGAGTTCTTCTTGCCTCTGAGCTACAGCGCGATAGTGCACACAGTGCGGGAGTTGGAGCCATTTTTGACAG AGAAAGTGTGCAGAGTGCAGAGGTCGGCGCCATATTCGATAG agttCTCACTGAGCTCGTCAATAAGATGAGAGATATGCAAATGGATAAAATAGAGCTGGGCTGCCTTCGAGCCATTGTCCTTTTTAACCCAG atgctaaagGGCTCTCCAACACCGGTGAGGTGGAGCTCCTTAGAGAAAAGGTCTATGCATCATTGGAAGCTTACTGCAAACAGAAATATCCAGAGCAGCAGGGAAG GTTTGCTAAGCTCCTCCTTCGACTGCCAGCACTGCGATCTATTGGCTTGAAGTGCTTGGAGCATCTTTTCTTCTTCAAGCTGATCGGTGACACGCCTATTGACACTTTCCTAATGGAAATGCTTGAAGCTCCCCATCAGTTGTCTTAG